A single Anopheles arabiensis isolate DONGOLA chromosome 2, AaraD3, whole genome shotgun sequence DNA region contains:
- the LOC120895037 gene encoding glutamine synthetase 2 cytoplasmic isoform X1, producing the protein MVGMSRTLELSPNAHINKSLLDKYMALPMPDGKIQATYIWIDGTGENVRCKDRTLDFIPQSPSELPIWNYDGSSTYQAEGSNSDVYLHPVAIYRDPFRRGNNILVLCETYRYDGTPTESNKRKACLEVCERAAEEQPWFGIEQEYTLLDVDGRPLGWPKNGFPGPQGPYYCGVGADKVYARDIVDAHYRACLYAGVKICGTNAEVMPAQWEYQVGPCEGIQIGDDLWMSRFLLHRVAEEFGIVATLDPKPMQGDWNGAGAHTNVSTKTMREPGGLAEIENAISKLAKCHERHIRAYDPNGGKDNERRLTGKHETSSIHDFNAGVANRGCSIRIPRGVSDQGFGYFEDRRPSSNCDPYSVAEAILRTIILNE; encoded by the exons ATGGTTGG AATGTCGCGTACGCTGGAACTGTCGCCCAATGCGCACATCAACAAGTCGCTGCTCGACAAGTACATGGCCTTGCCGATGCCGGACGGTAAGATTCAGGCGACGTACATCTGGATCGATGGCACCGGCGAGAACGTCCGCTGCAAGGACCGCACGCTAGACTTCATCCCCCAGTCACCGAGTG AGCTCCCGATCTGGAACTACGATGGCAGCTCCACGTACCAGGCGGAGGGTTCGAACTCGGACGTCTACCTGCACCCAGTCGCGATCTATCGCGATCCGTTCCGCCGTGGCAACAACATCCTCGTGCTGTGCGAAACCTACCGCTACGACGGCACACCGACCGAGTCGAACAAGCGCAAGGCGTGCCTGGAGGTGTGCGAGCGGGCGGCCGAGGAGCAGCCGTGGTTCGGTATCGAGCAGGAGTACACGCTGCTGGATGTGGATGGCCGTCCGCTCGGCTGGCCGAAGAACGGTTTCCCGGGACCGCAGGGCCCGTACTATTGCGGCGTCGGTGCGGACAAGGTGTACGCGCGCGACATCGTCGATGCGCACTATCGGGCCTGTCTGTACGCGGGCGTGAAGATTTGCGGCACGAACGCGGAAGTGATGCCGGCCCAGTGGGAGTACCAGGTGGGCCCGTGCGAGGGCATCCAGATCGGGGATGATCTGTGGATGTCCCGGTTTCTGCTGCACCGCGTGGCGGAGGAGTTTGGT ATCGTTGCCACGCTCGACCCGAAACCGATGCAGGGCGACTGGAACGGGGCCGGTGCGCACACGAACGTTTCCACCAAGACGATGCGCGAACCGGGCGGCCTGGCGGAGATCGAAAACGCGATCAGCAAGCTGGCGAAGTGCCACGAGCGTCACATCCGCGCGTACGACCCGAACGGTGGAAAGGACAACGAGCGTCGCCTGACCGGAAAGCACGAAACTAGCTCGATCCACGATTTTAATGCCG GTGTCGCTAATCGTGGCTGCTCGATTCGTATTCCGCGTGGCGTTTCCGACCAAGGGTTCggctacttcgaggatcgcCGTCCCAGCTCCAACTGCGATCCGTACAGCGTGGCCGAGGCTATCCTGCGCACGATCATCCTCAACGAGTAA
- the LOC120895037 gene encoding glutamine synthetase 2 cytoplasmic isoform X2: MSRTLELSPNAHINKSLLDKYMALPMPDGKIQATYIWIDGTGENVRCKDRTLDFIPQSPSELPIWNYDGSSTYQAEGSNSDVYLHPVAIYRDPFRRGNNILVLCETYRYDGTPTESNKRKACLEVCERAAEEQPWFGIEQEYTLLDVDGRPLGWPKNGFPGPQGPYYCGVGADKVYARDIVDAHYRACLYAGVKICGTNAEVMPAQWEYQVGPCEGIQIGDDLWMSRFLLHRVAEEFGIVATLDPKPMQGDWNGAGAHTNVSTKTMREPGGLAEIENAISKLAKCHERHIRAYDPNGGKDNERRLTGKHETSSIHDFNAGVANRGCSIRIPRGVSDQGFGYFEDRRPSSNCDPYSVAEAILRTIILNE; this comes from the exons ATGTCGCGTACGCTGGAACTGTCGCCCAATGCGCACATCAACAAGTCGCTGCTCGACAAGTACATGGCCTTGCCGATGCCGGACGGTAAGATTCAGGCGACGTACATCTGGATCGATGGCACCGGCGAGAACGTCCGCTGCAAGGACCGCACGCTAGACTTCATCCCCCAGTCACCGAGTG AGCTCCCGATCTGGAACTACGATGGCAGCTCCACGTACCAGGCGGAGGGTTCGAACTCGGACGTCTACCTGCACCCAGTCGCGATCTATCGCGATCCGTTCCGCCGTGGCAACAACATCCTCGTGCTGTGCGAAACCTACCGCTACGACGGCACACCGACCGAGTCGAACAAGCGCAAGGCGTGCCTGGAGGTGTGCGAGCGGGCGGCCGAGGAGCAGCCGTGGTTCGGTATCGAGCAGGAGTACACGCTGCTGGATGTGGATGGCCGTCCGCTCGGCTGGCCGAAGAACGGTTTCCCGGGACCGCAGGGCCCGTACTATTGCGGCGTCGGTGCGGACAAGGTGTACGCGCGCGACATCGTCGATGCGCACTATCGGGCCTGTCTGTACGCGGGCGTGAAGATTTGCGGCACGAACGCGGAAGTGATGCCGGCCCAGTGGGAGTACCAGGTGGGCCCGTGCGAGGGCATCCAGATCGGGGATGATCTGTGGATGTCCCGGTTTCTGCTGCACCGCGTGGCGGAGGAGTTTGGT ATCGTTGCCACGCTCGACCCGAAACCGATGCAGGGCGACTGGAACGGGGCCGGTGCGCACACGAACGTTTCCACCAAGACGATGCGCGAACCGGGCGGCCTGGCGGAGATCGAAAACGCGATCAGCAAGCTGGCGAAGTGCCACGAGCGTCACATCCGCGCGTACGACCCGAACGGTGGAAAGGACAACGAGCGTCGCCTGACCGGAAAGCACGAAACTAGCTCGATCCACGATTTTAATGCCG GTGTCGCTAATCGTGGCTGCTCGATTCGTATTCCGCGTGGCGTTTCCGACCAAGGGTTCggctacttcgaggatcgcCGTCCCAGCTCCAACTGCGATCCGTACAGCGTGGCCGAGGCTATCCTGCGCACGATCATCCTCAACGAGTAA